The genomic window gttatgataattaattattaagtgaaGAGATACTTGAGTATATAAATGCGAGACTTTAAATAGTGCCCTCGTTCCTTTTGTGACTAAATTCGGGAGTTTTCCGCCTGTCTGtccttaaataattttgaaaaaatatttatttctttaaaaataatatatcgaCTCTTTCTATTGTAAAAAGaagatataaagaaaatatgtttatttataatgcaataaaaaatCTCTCATAAattgataacaaaaaaaatatttgtcaatTAAATAGATTCATTGGCAAGAGTAaagaaataagtttttttacctttgTATTAATAGATTTATTGTACAAATATAAAGGCGAAATACTTGAATGCAAAACCTGTATATTGATAAAGAGAAAACCATGTGAACAAGATGGGTTTTGTCAGTAATCTCACTTAAGATAACAGATGCTCatcaattaaatatagaaattcAAACGGGCGtagtaaataaatcaaatatttagaCCAAATTGTCGATCATCTGATGAGTTCAGAGCATATTTTTCtacactattttttaaatattaaagagcAATTTTATGCACTTAAGTATTAATATCAAtgataatttatgaaatgtttGGTTGATGCGTCATCGTGCCAGATGTGTTGAAGagaattttagttaataactttattatattatgtaagtcATTAAGTTTAAGTAATTTACAACTTGGCCTgttgatatatattatataatcctattaagactttatttctgggattgtaaaataaaaggtgaaaacaatattttttgttttatttaaggtaAAATAAGTCTTATTAACACAAATCATGTACTCTGTTGTTCCAAAAACTGTTGCAAGAGTACACTTTCAATAGGAATCACAAGATTTTCACTGCCATCTAAAGTTCTCTTGAATTTGACTAGTTTGTGGTCCAGAAATTCAGTAAGCTGAGCTCTCAGTGCAAGTTCAGAACTAACCAGGAATTGCTCCCGGGATTTTGAGTATAGATCCTTGAATGGTaatcctaaaaaaatatgtttattttataaatgtttgtataggtatgttaactaaagctggcggcttcaacacatttacactttgtgcttgtgtagtgtctgtgaataaacgcgagacgtgatgttaaactgaaatacatcatgaatagactgtccgtctctgtcgcgctcggtcaagcttatgagtataaaagagacagttattgtgttgtatatacatttttatttatttacaacccacccaaccttactaaaaccagagtgaactaaaatgtatagcatggcaaaaaaatcatattttgaaacatactgtatgtgaaattgcattagtgtgagtactgtgaacccgccagctttcgataaccgacctataatTAGATGAACGTTTAAATACGCATTCCAATGcgaataaatatatgtatgtaggaaaacattaaatataattctaaccttgataattttgtttctgATTTTCAAGttgatattgtataataatattaaaaattcctCTGGCATTAGTGGTGAGGGACTGATAGACGCTTTTCAATGAAGATAATTGTAAAGCTCCACTTCTTTGGGTCATGAGAGAATTTTCAAATGATGTCTCCTCCGTATAAGGGAGGAAAGTTGTTATGTCCCACCAACTGAATTTGTATTTACTTAACTTTGAATGGTCCCATACtgtgaaataaattcataacTGAAATCTATTAGAGTGACAGACTTGGATTAAATTAAACCATATCATTCATAgccttctttttttttaaaatcagtgCCTTAGGATGTTCTTTATTAAACAAGCCAGTGTTTTTTTGTGCGTGATGCACAACTGGTGTTCGCACATGGCTTGAGAGTTACTTTCTTAACCACTGGACCTACAATGCTCATTTAAATAGTAAAGTAACCATACTCACACAGTGGGGCATTAATGTGGTCAATTGTTGCTATAGTATGAACATTTTTTAACTCTGAAATGCTGGCTAATGTTGACTGAGCTTTGCTATTTCTTAGCATTGTACCATCTATATTGTGTATTATTAGGAATAAGTCAGTCTCACGCTCTTTCAATTGGctatcaattaaattaacaacatCACTTAAATTTGAGGGTACATGTGAATTACCCAATAAATCAATCACGATTGCCTCTAAAACATTCTTTATCATGAGACTTGGAAAGAATCCATTTATGATGATACAtggtacattttttagtttttctatttgAAATCTATGCAAAACTTCACGCTTGGATCCTATACCATAGAGAATTATGTTGAAATTTTCACCAAGAACATAAAGccatttatcaaataattcatTATAGCCATGTAACAAATCTGTAATTCGGTTTTGGTGTTCCTTTGATATGTGAGCATCCATTTCCTTAAGATTTgcatttaaattcatattttttaatcttgCTAATGTATGGTCTGATGTTGTTatctgtaaaatataatagtaacCATTACagtataaacaatttaactcttataaacgtaaattaaaaactatatttagcTAAGTTACCTTTTTGCTAGAGTTCATCATGAAATAATTATCTGGAGTTACAATATATTCAGAATCCTTTTGTTTGGCTTTATGACATCTGTTTCTCACAATGGGTGCTATTTCTTTTTCAACTGCTTCGGTTTCAGAACTTGAGTCTGATGAAGACTGAAAAGAAAGCAATTGcattaagtatataaaatatttttttatgcatttgTGTCACTATCAGGCAATTTTCTGATGATGTCctagtatatttttatcaggAGATAATGCCTCATATGGCAGACAtcagtaaattttgtttacagGCCAGAAAAAAGGAGccactgaaaatatatttt from Pieris napi chromosome 3, ilPieNapi1.2, whole genome shotgun sequence includes these protein-coding regions:
- the LOC125063148 gene encoding origin recognition complex subunit 2; the encoded protein is MHLGNNYDSACDGNEDSPATPRRTFRVRNKPKKYQDFFKTTPTKRGISTRYGNITSDDSTDDDELNIETLTLKPKALFGSDDVEGQDMFKFKSRHTKLDLQNKVKEAIGSPIPNTPKTPKRNKHLVTKDEATPKQVVNLLKKRIIKKLESDSEESDFSASSSDFLPDKSENESSSDSSSETEAVEKEIAPIVRNRCHKAKQKDSEYIVTPDNYFMMNSSKKITTSDHTLARLKNMNLNANLKEMDAHISKEHQNRITDLLHGYNELFDKWLYVLGENFNIILYGIGSKREVLHRFQIEKLKNVPCIIINGFFPSLMIKNVLEAIVIDLLGNSHVPSNLSDVVNLIDSQLKERETDLFLIIHNIDGTMLRNSKAQSTLASISELKNVHTIATIDHINAPLLWDHSKLSKYKFSWWDITTFLPYTEETSFENSLMTQRSGALQLSSLKSVYQSLTTNARGIFNIIIQYQLENQKQNYQGLPFKDLYSKSREQFLVSSELALRAQLTEFLDHKLVKFKRTLDGSENLVIPIESVLLQQFLEQQST